Proteins from a genomic interval of Cyclopterus lumpus isolate fCycLum1 chromosome 18, fCycLum1.pri, whole genome shotgun sequence:
- the slc25a11 gene encoding mitochondrial 2-oxoglutarate/malate carrier protein isoform X1 — MAEAKPKTSPKAIKFLFGGLAGMGATIFVQPLDLVKNRMQLSGQGTKAREYKTSFHALFSILKNEGVGGIYTGLSAGLLRQATYTTTRLGIYTILFEKMTGEDGRPPNFLLKALIGMTAGATGAFVGTPAEVALIRMTADGRLPADQKRGYSNVFNALARITREEGFTTLWRGCVPTMARAVVVNAAQLASYSQSKQALLDSGYFGDDILCHFCASMISGLVTTAASMPVDIVKTRIQSMRMIDGKPEYKNGLEVLMRVVRNEGFFSLWKGFTPYYARLGPHTVLTFIFLEQMNRLYKTRVLDR; from the exons ATGGCGGAGGCGAAGCCGAAGACCTCTCCGAAGGCCATCAAGTTCCTGTTCGGGGGTCTGGCCGG aATGGGTGCGACCATCTTCGTCCAGCCGTTGGACCTGGTGAAGAACCGGATGCAGCTGAGCGGTCAAGGAACAAAGGCTCGAGAGTACAAGACCAGCTTCCATGCTCTGTTCTCCATCCTGAAGAACGAGGGGGTGGGAGGCATCTACACAGG gctCTCAGCTGGGCTGTTGCGTCAGGCGACGTACACGACGACCCGTTTGGGAATCTACACCATCCTGTTTGAGAAGATGACCGGAGAGGACGGACGGCCCCCGAACTTCCTCCTCAAG GCGCTGATCGGGATGACGGCCGGAGCTACAGGAGCGTTTGTGGGGACACCAGCAGAAGTCGCTCTGATCAGGATGACGGCTGATGGACG tctcccTGCAGACCAGAAGAGAGGGTACAGTAATGTGTTCAACGCTCTGGCCAGGATCACCAGAGAGGAAGGCTTCACCACGCTGTGGAGG GGGTGTGTTCCCACCATGGCTCGAGCTGTGGTGGTGAACGCAGCGCAGCTGGCCTCATACTCACAGTCCAAACAGGCTCTGCTGGactcag GGTATTTTGGGGACGATATTCTGTGTCACTTCTGTGCCAGTATGATCAGCGGTCTCGTTACCACGGCAGCATCGATGCCTGTGGACATCGTCaagaccag GATCCAGAGCATGAGGATGATCGACGGGAAACCTGAGTATAAAAACGGTTTG GAGGTCCTGATGCGCGTCGTGAGGAACGAGGGCTTCTTCTCTCTGTGGAAAGGCTTCACTCCGTACTACGCTCGCCTCGGGCCGCACACCGTGCTCACCTTCATCTTCCTGGAGCAGATGAACCGCCTCTACAAGACCCGGGTCCTGGaccgctaa
- the slc25a11 gene encoding mitochondrial 2-oxoglutarate/malate carrier protein isoform X2 has product MGATIFVQPLDLVKNRMQLSGQGTKAREYKTSFHALFSILKNEGVGGIYTGLSAGLLRQATYTTTRLGIYTILFEKMTGEDGRPPNFLLKALIGMTAGATGAFVGTPAEVALIRMTADGRLPADQKRGYSNVFNALARITREEGFTTLWRGCVPTMARAVVVNAAQLASYSQSKQALLDSGYFGDDILCHFCASMISGLVTTAASMPVDIVKTRIQSMRMIDGKPEYKNGLEVLMRVVRNEGFFSLWKGFTPYYARLGPHTVLTFIFLEQMNRLYKTRVLDR; this is encoded by the exons ATGGGTGCGACCATCTTCGTCCAGCCGTTGGACCTGGTGAAGAACCGGATGCAGCTGAGCGGTCAAGGAACAAAGGCTCGAGAGTACAAGACCAGCTTCCATGCTCTGTTCTCCATCCTGAAGAACGAGGGGGTGGGAGGCATCTACACAGG gctCTCAGCTGGGCTGTTGCGTCAGGCGACGTACACGACGACCCGTTTGGGAATCTACACCATCCTGTTTGAGAAGATGACCGGAGAGGACGGACGGCCCCCGAACTTCCTCCTCAAG GCGCTGATCGGGATGACGGCCGGAGCTACAGGAGCGTTTGTGGGGACACCAGCAGAAGTCGCTCTGATCAGGATGACGGCTGATGGACG tctcccTGCAGACCAGAAGAGAGGGTACAGTAATGTGTTCAACGCTCTGGCCAGGATCACCAGAGAGGAAGGCTTCACCACGCTGTGGAGG GGGTGTGTTCCCACCATGGCTCGAGCTGTGGTGGTGAACGCAGCGCAGCTGGCCTCATACTCACAGTCCAAACAGGCTCTGCTGGactcag GGTATTTTGGGGACGATATTCTGTGTCACTTCTGTGCCAGTATGATCAGCGGTCTCGTTACCACGGCAGCATCGATGCCTGTGGACATCGTCaagaccag GATCCAGAGCATGAGGATGATCGACGGGAAACCTGAGTATAAAAACGGTTTG GAGGTCCTGATGCGCGTCGTGAGGAACGAGGGCTTCTTCTCTCTGTGGAAAGGCTTCACTCCGTACTACGCTCGCCTCGGGCCGCACACCGTGCTCACCTTCATCTTCCTGGAGCAGATGAACCGCCTCTACAAGACCCGGGTCCTGGaccgctaa